Proteins co-encoded in one Salvia splendens isolate huo1 chromosome 4, SspV2, whole genome shotgun sequence genomic window:
- the LOC121800492 gene encoding mavicyanin-like codes for MSLVHFMSFSEAREFHVVDDKASWQIPASPDTYEKWAQKNRFLIGDSILFKYDKKLDSLVEVSEGDYKTCSRSHPIKSYNDGNTKITLDKSGPRFLISGTDGHCEKGQKLEIRVLSANHHHPAAAPSPSVRNGSHHHHAPAPAPHHSGGEMLRAGVFVGAAMAIMFALV; via the exons ATGTCTCTTGTTCATTTCATGAGCTTCTCTGAAGCCCGAGAATTCCACGTCGTCGACGATAAGGCTTCGTGGCAGATCCCCGCCTCTCCCGACACCTACGAAAAATGGGCCCAAAAAAATCGCTTCCTAATCGGCGATTCCATCC TTTTCAAGTACGACAAAAAGTTGGATTCATTGGTGGAAGTGAGCGAAGGAGACTACAAAACATGCAGCAGATCACACCCCATCAAATCCTACAACGATGGAAATACCAAAATTACCCTCGACAAGTCCGGCCCCCGTTTCTTGATCAGCGGCACCGACGGCCACTGCGAAAAGGGGCAGAAGCTGGAGATAAGGGTTCTCTCCGCCAACCACCACCACCCTGCCGCGGCTCCCTCTCCATCGGTGCGAAACGGCAGCCACCACCACCATGCCCCCGCCCCTGCCCCGCATCACAGCGGCGGTGAGATGCTTCGAGCCGGCGTTTTTGTCGGCG